The following proteins are co-located in the Acropora palmata chromosome 11, jaAcrPala1.3, whole genome shotgun sequence genome:
- the LOC141897875 gene encoding choline kinase alpha-like isoform X1 → MACISNSVCLELKRKAHNLCKKYLGGAWKHVLFEEFSIEELCGGLTNELYICTIPGNYSTNNKEKKQVVLRIYGPLYDDLVSSSSALISDIVVFALLSERNVGPKLYAIFPEGRLEELVNGKSLRREEMAQPDISVRIAQRMAEYHRLELPLCKEPDFMWNTMQGWCQDVEEMHLNEQDKAVILAKVREMDLVQEYLFLRNYLEKLTFPGPVTFCHNDVQEGNILKVFKERLRNNEEEIELRLIDFEYSAYNYRAFDLANHFCEWMIDYTVAEPVYFSVALDKWPSKEQQLLFIRTYLGKNTTENSHPLNEPSLEEVELMNQITRFALASHFLWGLWGVVQERFSDKTNISFSYMDYGMARLEAYKHHKKLLGLT, encoded by the exons ATGGCTTGCATCTCTAATAGCGTATGTCtggaattgaaaagaaaagcacaCAATTTATGCAAGAAATATCTGGGAGGAGCCTGGAAGCATGTACTCTTTGAAGAATTTTCCATTGAAGAGCTTTG TGGTGGCCTGACAAATGAGCTGTATATTTGCACTATACCAGGCAATTACTcaacaaataataaagaaaaaaagcaagttGTTCTTCGCATTTATGGACCACTTTATGATGACTTGGTCAGTAGTTCAAGTGCTTTGATCTCAGATATTGTTGTGTTTGCTTTGCTGTCCGAGCGAAATGTTGGTCCCAAGCTTTATGCAATATTTCCTGAAGGAAGGCTGGAGGAACTGGTCAAT GGAAAAAGTTTGAGACGAGAGGAAATGGCACAACCAGATATCTCAGTCAGAATAGCCCAGAGAATGGCAGAATATCATCGGTTAGAACTTCCACTCTGTAAAGAACCTGACTTTATGTGGAATACAATGCAAGG gTGGTGCCAAGATGTTGAAGAGATGCATCTTAATGAACAAGATAAAGCCGTGATTTTAGCAAAAGTCAGAGAAATGGACTTGGTGCAAGAATATCTTTTCCTAAG AAATTATTTGGAGAAGCTAACTTTTCCGGGACCAGTGACCTTTTGCCATAATGATGTTCAAGAAG gtaatattttgaaagttttcaaaGAGAGACTGAGAAATAATGAGGAAGAAATTGAGTTAAGATTAATTGATTTTGAATACAGTGCCTATAATTACAG AGCCTTTGACTTAGCAAATCATTTTTGTGAGTGGATGATTGATTACACAGTTGCTGAGCCAGTGTATTTTTCAGTGGCGCTTGACAAATGGCCCAGCAAAGAGCAACAG CTGTTGTTTATCCGCACTTATTTGGGGAAAAACACCACAGAGAACAGTCATCCTTTGAATGAACCAAGTCTAGAGGAAGTAGAACTGATGAATCAAATAACCAG ATTTGCTTTGGCTTCTCACTTTCTTTGGGgattgtggggtgttgtgcAAGAGCGTTTTTCGGATAAGACAAACATCTCTTTCAGTTACATG GACTATGGAATGGCACGACTTGAGGCATATAAACATCACAAAAAGCTATTGGGACTCACCTGA
- the LOC141897875 gene encoding choline kinase alpha-like isoform X2 yields the protein MACISNSVCLELKRKAHNLCKKYLGGAWKHVLFEEFSIEELCGGLTNELYICTIPGNYSTNNKEKKQVVLRIYGPLYDDLVSSSSALISDIVVFALLSERNVGPKLYAIFPEGRLEELVNGKSLRREEMAQPDISVRIAQRMAEYHRLELPLCKEPDFMWNTMQGWCQDVEEMHLNEQDKAVILAKVREMDLVQEYLFLRNYLEKLTFPGPVTFCHNDVQEGNILKVFKERLRNNEEEIELRLIDFEYSAYNYRAFDLANHFCEWMIDYTVAEPVYFSVALDKWPSKEQQLLFIRTYLGKNTTENSHPLNEPSLEEVELMNQITRTMEWHDLRHINITKSYWDSPEDVN from the exons ATGGCTTGCATCTCTAATAGCGTATGTCtggaattgaaaagaaaagcacaCAATTTATGCAAGAAATATCTGGGAGGAGCCTGGAAGCATGTACTCTTTGAAGAATTTTCCATTGAAGAGCTTTG TGGTGGCCTGACAAATGAGCTGTATATTTGCACTATACCAGGCAATTACTcaacaaataataaagaaaaaaagcaagttGTTCTTCGCATTTATGGACCACTTTATGATGACTTGGTCAGTAGTTCAAGTGCTTTGATCTCAGATATTGTTGTGTTTGCTTTGCTGTCCGAGCGAAATGTTGGTCCCAAGCTTTATGCAATATTTCCTGAAGGAAGGCTGGAGGAACTGGTCAAT GGAAAAAGTTTGAGACGAGAGGAAATGGCACAACCAGATATCTCAGTCAGAATAGCCCAGAGAATGGCAGAATATCATCGGTTAGAACTTCCACTCTGTAAAGAACCTGACTTTATGTGGAATACAATGCAAGG gTGGTGCCAAGATGTTGAAGAGATGCATCTTAATGAACAAGATAAAGCCGTGATTTTAGCAAAAGTCAGAGAAATGGACTTGGTGCAAGAATATCTTTTCCTAAG AAATTATTTGGAGAAGCTAACTTTTCCGGGACCAGTGACCTTTTGCCATAATGATGTTCAAGAAG gtaatattttgaaagttttcaaaGAGAGACTGAGAAATAATGAGGAAGAAATTGAGTTAAGATTAATTGATTTTGAATACAGTGCCTATAATTACAG AGCCTTTGACTTAGCAAATCATTTTTGTGAGTGGATGATTGATTACACAGTTGCTGAGCCAGTGTATTTTTCAGTGGCGCTTGACAAATGGCCCAGCAAAGAGCAACAG CTGTTGTTTATCCGCACTTATTTGGGGAAAAACACCACAGAGAACAGTCATCCTTTGAATGAACCAAGTCTAGAGGAAGTAGAACTGATGAATCAAATAACCAG GACTATGGAATGGCACGACTTGAGGCATATAAACATCACAAAAAGCTATTGGGACTCACCTGAGGATGTTAATTAG
- the LOC141897890 gene encoding large ribosomal subunit protein uL15-like, which translates to MTARLKKTRKLRGHVSHGHGRIGKHRKHPGGRGNAGGQHHHRINFDKFHPGYFGKVGMRHFHKTNNKYYRPIINLEKLWSLVSEQTRLYYKDKPDGPVPVIDVVRAGYYKVLGKGSLPQQPLIVKAKFFSQKAEQKIKKVGGACVLVA; encoded by the exons ATG ACTGCACGACTGAAGAAGACTCGAAAGCTGCGAGGCCATGTCAGCCATGGTCATGGTCGTATTG GAAAACACAGGAAACATCCTGGAGGTCGTGGTAATGCTGGTGGACAGCATCATCACAGgatcaattttgataaatt CCATCCAGGTTACTTTGGAAAAGTAGGCATGAGGCACTTTCACAAAACTAACAACAAGTACTACAGACCAATTATCAACCTAGAGAAGCTGTGGTCCCTCGTGAGTGAGCAGACAAGACTGTACTACAAGGACAAGCCAGATGGACCAGTACCTGTTATTGATGTTGTCAGAGCT ggGTACTACAAAGTTCTTGGAAAAGGCAGTTTGCCTCAGCAGCCACTTATTGTGAAAGCCAAGTTTTTTAGTCAGAAAGCTGAACAAAAGATCAAGAAAGTTGGAGGCGCCTGTGTCCTAGTGGCTTGA